A window of Primulina huaijiensis isolate GDHJ02 chromosome 9, ASM1229523v2, whole genome shotgun sequence contains these coding sequences:
- the LOC140984996 gene encoding flavonoid 4'-O-methyltransferase 3-like, which translates to MEAKMKSQAHQKEEEAARLETWKYAFAFAPIAVLKCAIELQISETVERHGGSIMLPELSTALRCSPSALHRIMRYLIHHGFFKQTRMIRDQESSVCYTQTPRSRLLLKDGMAALILLESSPETLGPWHGLSRRALVNDDSASEASHGGVDSWEHAEANPDQTKLFNDAMACHAKVAMLAIIKQYPEVFEGIRTLVDVGGGDGTALNILVKACPWIRGVNYDRPPVISMAPRHEGVEHVGGDMFEMVPKGDAIFLMWVLHNWGDEECIRILRNCMDAIPKDKGKVIIADAVVKEGEGEDEYSKIHLALDMVMISFMEKGKERTSKEWEYLLNEAGFTKYTVKDTKTTVSVIEAYP; encoded by the exons ATGGAAGCAAAAATGAAATCACAAGCACATcagaaagaagaagaagctgCTCGGTTGGAAACGTGGAAGTATGCGTTTGCTTTCGCTCCAATAGCAGTTCTAAAATGTGCCATAGAACTCCAAATATCTGAGACTGTCGAACGCCACGGCGGATCCATCATGCTCCCCGAGCTATCCACCGCCTTACGCTGTTCCCCCTCTGCCCTTCACCGTATCATGAGATACTTGATTCACCATGGTTTCTTCAAGCAAACTCGGATGATTCGAGACCAAGAATCATCAGTCTGCTACACCCAAACTCCACGATCTCGATTGCTGTTGAAAGATGGGATGGCTGCTCTAATCCTTCTTGAGAGCAGCCCGGAGACTCTTGGTCCATGGCATGGCCTAAGCAGACGTGCTTTGGTGAATGATGATTCTGCATCTGAGGCCTCGCACGGTGGGGTAGATTCGTGGGAACATGCAGAAGCGAATCCTGATCAGACTAAGTTGTTCAATGATGCGATGGCGTGCCATGCGAAGGTTGCTATGCTGGCAATCATTAAACAGTATCCTGAGGTGTTTGAGGGGATTCGCACTCTGGTGGATGTTGGTGGTGGTGATGGGACGGCTCTTAACATCTTGGTGAAGGCTTGCCCATGGATTCGAGGGGTTAACTATGACCGCCCTCCGGTCATATCCATGGCACCACGTCATGAAGGTGTCGAACATGTTGGTGGAGACATGTTTGAAATGGTTCCGAAGGGTGATGCCATTTTTCTTATG TGGGTGTTACACAATTGGGGCGATGAAGAATGCATCCGAATATTGAGAAATTGTATGGACGCGATCCCAAAGGACAAGGGGAAGGTGATCATAGCGGATGCGGTGGTCAAAGAAGGTGAAGGGGAGGACGAGTATAGCAAGATTCATCTCGCACTGGACATGGTGATGATCTCTTTCATGGAGAAAGGAAAAGAGAGGACTTCTAAAGAATGGGAATACTTGCTGAATGAGGCCGGGTTTACGAAGTACACCGTGAAAGACACTAAGACTACTGTGTCTGTTATAGAGGCTTATCCATGA
- the LOC140984233 gene encoding COBRA-like protein 2 isoform X1, with translation MIGSCWTKCLNKTVLLSRIRCGGDEVLVEQARVTIQNNYRYRHVEEPGWKLGWTWAKNEVIWSMAGAFAIQQGNCSSFKYHVPHSCKPDPVIVDLMSDATAQNRSDGCCRGGILSSLFINPSASYSSFEVTVGNVEENCTGYKPLNLTLAAPGPGYTCGPVMDSSPTVYSVIGGRREEQVSRTWISTCTYSSYIASKTPICCVSLSTFYNPTITSCPTCSCGCRMADPLTKSCISEGVFPSNLLDINLIHCTDHMCPLRVHWHIMNIYVNHWRVKLTVSNFNYGKNYLDWNVLVQHPGFGQPSTAFSFNSAIVPTVGVPEDIALLWGKAFHNTNLLKADKGQVGSVTTEILLQKHSSSFTLSNGWGFPRAIYFNGDNCRMPLPDTFPMLPNSSLNRRTSSFQFLLVLSFYLLYRVFSVF, from the exons ATGATTGGTAGTTGTTGGACAAAATGCTTGAATAAAACAGTACTCTTGTCAAGAATACGCTGCGGAGGTGATGAAGTTCTTGTTGAGCAG GCCAGAGTAACCATCCAGAATAACTATAGGTATCGTCATGTGGAGGAACCAGGTTGGAAGCTTGGGTGGACGTGGGCGAAAAACGAGGTTATTTGGTCGATGGCTGGTGCTTTTGCCATCCAACAAGGAAACTGTTCATCCTTCAAATACCATGTGCCACATTCTTGCAAACCAGATCCTGTAATAGTCGATTTGATGTCAGATGCAACAGCACAAAACCGTTCTGATGGTTGTTGTCGAGGTGGCATTCTTTCTTCCTTGTTTATTAACCCTTCTGCATCTTACTCATCTTTTGAAGTTACGGTTGGTAATGTGGAGGAGAATTGCACTGGATACAAGCCTTTGAATTTGACCTTAGCTGCCCCAGGACCAGGTTACACTTGTGGCCCAGTCATGGACTCCAGTCCCACAGTATATTCAGTCATTGGAGGCAGACGAGAAGAGCAAGTCTCGA GGACATGGATATCAACCTGCACATACTCCAGTTATATTGCCAGCAAAACACCAATTTGCTGTGTTTCACTTTCAACATTTTACAATCCCACCATCACATCATGTCCTACATGCAGCTGTGGGTGTCGAATGGCTGACCCACTtacaaaatcatgtataag CGAAGGTGTATTTCCATCGAATTTGCTGGACATTAATCTGATCCACTGCACCGACCACATGTGTCCGCTTCGGGTTCACTGGCATATTATGAACATTTATGTTAACCATTGGAGGGTGAAATTAACGGTCTCAAATTTCAATTATGGAAAAAATTACTTGGATTGGAATGTTTTAGTTCAACATCCTGGCTTTGGTCAGCCTTCGACTGCTTTTAGTTTCAACAGTGCCATAGTTCCAACCGTTGGAGTCCCAG AAGATATTGCCCTTTTATGGGGAAAAGCTTTCCATAACACGAACCTCTTGAAAGCAGACAAGGGCCAAGTGGGATCCGTTACTACAGAGATACTTTTGCAAAAACATTCAAGTTCATTTACACTTAGCAATGGATGGGGTTTTCCTAGAGCAATATATTTCAATGGTGATAACTGTCGAATGCCCCTTCCTGACACCTTTCCCATGCTACCAAATAGTAGCCTGAATCGAAGGACTTCAAGCTTCCAGTTTCTTCTAGTGCTTTCCTTCTACTTATTATACAGGGTGTTTTCTGTGTTTTGA
- the LOC140984233 gene encoding COBRA-like protein 2 isoform X2, which translates to MAGAFAIQQGNCSSFKYHVPHSCKPDPVIVDLMSDATAQNRSDGCCRGGILSSLFINPSASYSSFEVTVGNVEENCTGYKPLNLTLAAPGPGYTCGPVMDSSPTVYSVIGGRREEQVSRTWISTCTYSSYIASKTPICCVSLSTFYNPTITSCPTCSCGCRMADPLTKSCISEGVFPSNLLDINLIHCTDHMCPLRVHWHIMNIYVNHWRVKLTVSNFNYGKNYLDWNVLVQHPGFGQPSTAFSFNSAIVPTVGVPEDIALLWGKAFHNTNLLKADKGQVGSVTTEILLQKHSSSFTLSNGWGFPRAIYFNGDNCRMPLPDTFPMLPNSSLNRRTSSFQFLLVLSFYLLYRVFSVF; encoded by the exons ATGGCTGGTGCTTTTGCCATCCAACAAGGAAACTGTTCATCCTTCAAATACCATGTGCCACATTCTTGCAAACCAGATCCTGTAATAGTCGATTTGATGTCAGATGCAACAGCACAAAACCGTTCTGATGGTTGTTGTCGAGGTGGCATTCTTTCTTCCTTGTTTATTAACCCTTCTGCATCTTACTCATCTTTTGAAGTTACGGTTGGTAATGTGGAGGAGAATTGCACTGGATACAAGCCTTTGAATTTGACCTTAGCTGCCCCAGGACCAGGTTACACTTGTGGCCCAGTCATGGACTCCAGTCCCACAGTATATTCAGTCATTGGAGGCAGACGAGAAGAGCAAGTCTCGA GGACATGGATATCAACCTGCACATACTCCAGTTATATTGCCAGCAAAACACCAATTTGCTGTGTTTCACTTTCAACATTTTACAATCCCACCATCACATCATGTCCTACATGCAGCTGTGGGTGTCGAATGGCTGACCCACTtacaaaatcatgtataag CGAAGGTGTATTTCCATCGAATTTGCTGGACATTAATCTGATCCACTGCACCGACCACATGTGTCCGCTTCGGGTTCACTGGCATATTATGAACATTTATGTTAACCATTGGAGGGTGAAATTAACGGTCTCAAATTTCAATTATGGAAAAAATTACTTGGATTGGAATGTTTTAGTTCAACATCCTGGCTTTGGTCAGCCTTCGACTGCTTTTAGTTTCAACAGTGCCATAGTTCCAACCGTTGGAGTCCCAG AAGATATTGCCCTTTTATGGGGAAAAGCTTTCCATAACACGAACCTCTTGAAAGCAGACAAGGGCCAAGTGGGATCCGTTACTACAGAGATACTTTTGCAAAAACATTCAAGTTCATTTACACTTAGCAATGGATGGGGTTTTCCTAGAGCAATATATTTCAATGGTGATAACTGTCGAATGCCCCTTCCTGACACCTTTCCCATGCTACCAAATAGTAGCCTGAATCGAAGGACTTCAAGCTTCCAGTTTCTTCTAGTGCTTTCCTTCTACTTATTATACAGGGTGTTTTCTGTGTTTTGA